In the genome of Calothrix sp. PCC 6303, the window ACTCCCGTGTTTGGGAATTAATGCTAGACGCAACTTCAAATTTAACCACTCCTATCCCTTGGACAATTTTACCCTTATACTTTTGCACTTCCGAGGGCGATCGCTATTTATCAAAAGATGATTGATCAAAGGCTGAAATGACCTATTTTCGTTGAATCACAAGAGAATGAATTTGTACAGTGCATAAGTCCTAATTTCTGTTGTCGCCCTGGGGCTATCATATTGAACAGTATCACTAATCGATACATAGCGCTCTGGATATGTTGACTCAAGATTTTACCCAAGTAACCCTCATCCTGCGATCGCTGATCGATCTACCAGACGACGAAGCGATCAAAGCAATAAAATTATTTCAAACTTCCTTATTGAAACGGGGTGAGTTTTTTGTGCGTGCAGGTGAGATGCCCAAAACCATCGGGATTATTATGTCAGGTATTCTGCGCTTATATTATGTTGATTCGGACGGCAACGAATACTCGAAATCATTCTGCACTGAAAATAGTTTTGTCGCAGCCTATAGTGCTTTGCTATTGCAGCAGCCCTCACGACTGTTTATTCAGGCATTGGAAGATACAAAATTAATGATTGCCGATTATGCTGTCTTTCGAGAACTGTCAACAATGCATCCCTGTTGGCAAAGCCTGAATTCCAAAATTGCAGAATTTTTATTCATTAAGAAAGAAAAGCGGGAAAGTTCCTTGCTCTTAGATGATGCGACAACGCGCTATTTAAATTTTCAAGCAGAATATCCTGGCTTGGAAACACGTATCAAACAACATCATATTGCGTCCTATCTCGGTATTACCCCTGTCACCTTAAGCCGCATTCGTGCCCAACTGCGATACTCCACAGGAGTCGCTACGCGATCGCGTTAAATCAGAACAATGCCAGTTAACCTATGTTAATGAAATCCTTTGGATAACTGTTTAGGATAAGTTCAATATTTAAAATGACTGGAGTGATTTGTGAAGACAAACCATAACACGGTTTTGATTACAGGTGGGACATCTGGCATCGGTCTGGCTTTGGCGCAACGGTTTCTTCGAGAAAGAAATAGCGTGATTGTGACAGGCACCAATGCTGAAAAAGCGCAAGCTGTGAGACATCAACTGCCAGCCTTGATCGTTGAACTTGCTGATATGCGCGATCGCCAAGCCCTCGAAAAACTTGTCTACAATTACCCTGATGTGAACATTCTGATCAATAATGCAGGCGTTCAGTATAACTATGATTTCGCCGATCCAGCGATCGCAGTTGAGAAAATCACCGACGAACTCGACATTAACTTACTCAGTCCGCTATATCTAACCAAACTTTTTCTGCCACAGCTTTTGAGTCATTCTACAGCAGCGATTATTAACGTTTCGTCCGGGTTAGGAATTGTCCCCAAGCAAAGTGCCCCCATCTATTGCGCCAGTAAGGCTGCACTACACAGTTTTAGTAAAACCTTACGCTGGCAATTAGAAACAACGTCTGTACGAGTCTTTGAGATTATTCCGCCGATTGTAGATACGGCAATGACTCAAGGAAGAGGACGGGGAAAGATTACACCAGAAGCATTAGTTGAAGAATTTTGGCGGGATTTTAGCCGCGATTTCCCTGAGATACGCATTGGTAAAACCAAATTACTGTTTGTCCTTCAGAGACTGATGCCAACACTCGCAGAACGTATCATGCGTCCTGGGCTTTAAAAATATTGAAAAAATTGATCTACCTCAGATGCCTATAAGTGGTGGTTGAAAATAAATGTTACATTTTG includes:
- a CDS encoding Crp/Fnr family transcriptional regulator — its product is MLTQDFTQVTLILRSLIDLPDDEAIKAIKLFQTSLLKRGEFFVRAGEMPKTIGIIMSGILRLYYVDSDGNEYSKSFCTENSFVAAYSALLLQQPSRLFIQALEDTKLMIADYAVFRELSTMHPCWQSLNSKIAEFLFIKKEKRESSLLLDDATTRYLNFQAEYPGLETRIKQHHIASYLGITPVTLSRIRAQLRYSTGVATRSR
- a CDS encoding SDR family oxidoreductase gives rise to the protein MKTNHNTVLITGGTSGIGLALAQRFLRERNSVIVTGTNAEKAQAVRHQLPALIVELADMRDRQALEKLVYNYPDVNILINNAGVQYNYDFADPAIAVEKITDELDINLLSPLYLTKLFLPQLLSHSTAAIINVSSGLGIVPKQSAPIYCASKAALHSFSKTLRWQLETTSVRVFEIIPPIVDTAMTQGRGRGKITPEALVEEFWRDFSRDFPEIRIGKTKLLFVLQRLMPTLAERIMRPGL